From Prosthecobacter vanneervenii, one genomic window encodes:
- a CDS encoding NPCBM/NEW2 domain-containing protein, giving the protein MIPDNVFSDKQNARFAKMESAPGEVYLKILHLPTQQPEYLEVMRYFMDLAVKSLRDGRRGDAARYIGTICHQIEDYGSPSHTVPGDNMFTLLQQFLPPTEVMKDQLMHGPIENGDFKVSIAGYSPKLLGTTVNEASWRLMHRVHDEILNARSTTVPIIQSLYAGDQESVVKHQLRAATMDAQVVADAVYTILCLGSEKYSAEEKTSLQQVQFGSFFPLEAASLYYPQQQFYSSPHWSHPRSGVILAGGSKAMPLKLRLASGEKEFANGISAGMGKTLTFLLPKEVYARFTVLAGLHPELGAKGRVEFAVSGDGKPLRTITLNGTDPATLIECDVSGVSQLQLTLTSRGVDSKSNYAIWAEPTLLKP; this is encoded by the coding sequence ATGATTCCCGATAACGTTTTCTCAGACAAGCAAAACGCACGCTTTGCCAAAATGGAGTCAGCCCCTGGCGAAGTGTATCTTAAAATCCTCCACCTTCCCACTCAGCAGCCGGAATACCTGGAAGTCATGCGCTACTTCATGGATCTGGCCGTCAAATCATTACGCGATGGCAGGCGGGGAGATGCGGCACGCTACATCGGTACGATCTGCCACCAGATTGAAGACTACGGCAGTCCTTCTCACACTGTGCCTGGAGACAACATGTTCACTCTCCTGCAGCAGTTTCTGCCGCCCACCGAGGTCATGAAGGACCAGCTCATGCACGGCCCCATTGAAAACGGCGACTTCAAAGTGAGCATCGCCGGCTACTCTCCAAAACTGCTCGGCACCACCGTTAATGAGGCCTCCTGGCGGCTCATGCATCGAGTGCATGATGAGATCCTCAATGCACGCAGCACCACCGTGCCGATCATCCAGTCATTGTACGCCGGTGATCAGGAATCCGTTGTGAAGCATCAGCTGCGCGCAGCCACCATGGACGCCCAAGTCGTCGCTGATGCGGTTTATACCATCCTCTGCCTCGGCTCGGAAAAATATTCTGCCGAGGAAAAAACTTCTCTGCAGCAGGTGCAGTTCGGCAGCTTCTTCCCTCTTGAGGCAGCGAGTCTCTACTATCCGCAGCAGCAGTTCTACAGCTCGCCACACTGGAGCCATCCGCGCAGCGGTGTCATCCTGGCAGGAGGCAGCAAGGCCATGCCCTTGAAGCTTAGACTGGCCTCCGGCGAAAAGGAGTTCGCCAACGGCATCAGCGCTGGCATGGGCAAGACACTCACCTTCCTGCTGCCCAAAGAGGTTTACGCGCGCTTCACGGTCTTGGCCGGTCTGCACCCTGAGCTTGGTGCCAAAGGCCGTGTGGAGTTTGCCGTCAGCGGTGATGGCAAACCTCTTCGCACGATCACTCTCAACGGCACCGATCCGGCCACACTGATCGAATGCGACGTCAGCGGCGTGTCACAACTCCAACTAACCCTCACTTCACGTGGCGTCGATTCCAAGAGCAACTACGCCATCTGGGCAGAGCCGACGCTGCTGAAGCCGTGA
- a CDS encoding DUF1549 and DUF1553 domain-containing protein, giving the protein MNDIEPILTKAGCNAGVCHAKAITGQRGFRLSVLGFEPEEDYEAIVKQGKGRRVFPPAPEESLLITKGAAIVPHTGGKKLEPGSEDYKTLVRWIAEGMNYTVKDEAKLTGISVEPARVTMKVKTTQQLKVTAHYSNGGSRDVTKLALYEANDRAMAEASELGMVKTLDIPGNVAVMVRYGGRVSVCSVSVPLGAPVDSMPPVKNFIDQHVFANLKQIGVPPSPLCDDSTFLRRVYLDIGGRVPTAEETKAFLASHEPDKRDKVIDTLLNSPDYADYFANKWTALLKNTRSENADITSNFAFHAWMRDSLLANLKYDQIVRQILASTGTIVSNPPVAWYKRVKEPTTQLEDVAQLFLGVRMQCAQCHHHPFERWTQAEYYHLAAFFSQIGRKPTAIAGEDLIFHKRGIAQTEHRKTRVMLKPAGLGEPELDIAPDDDPRLALVDWMSKKDNPFFARALVNRYWKHFFKRGLVEPEDDLRDSNPPTNPELFDALAKSFTDSGYDLKELVRTIAQSHAYQLSSTPNQYNAIDRQAFSHYYPRRMTAEVMLDSIDMLTGSKTDFADLPPGTRAISLPDNSYNRAAPFLKVFGRPEGASVCECERVQSASLAQSLHLMNASDVKAKLTASGGRAEQLTKAEMPEPKRIRELYLAAFSREPTADEVKISESYIAKPRTDAAGKPLDSQRARRNGYEDLLWALLNTKEFMYNH; this is encoded by the coding sequence GTGAATGACATTGAGCCGATCCTGACCAAGGCGGGCTGCAATGCAGGGGTGTGTCATGCCAAGGCGATCACAGGCCAGCGCGGATTTCGCCTGAGCGTGTTGGGGTTTGAGCCTGAAGAAGATTATGAGGCCATCGTGAAGCAGGGTAAGGGACGGCGTGTGTTTCCGCCGGCTCCGGAAGAGAGTCTCCTCATTACCAAAGGGGCGGCGATCGTGCCACATACGGGCGGGAAAAAGCTGGAGCCCGGTTCGGAAGATTACAAGACACTGGTCCGCTGGATCGCGGAAGGCATGAACTATACGGTGAAGGATGAGGCCAAGCTCACCGGCATCAGTGTGGAACCTGCGCGTGTGACGATGAAGGTCAAAACGACCCAGCAGCTCAAGGTGACGGCACACTACTCCAACGGGGGCAGTCGTGATGTGACCAAGCTGGCGCTCTATGAAGCCAATGACCGCGCCATGGCCGAGGCGAGTGAACTGGGAATGGTAAAGACGCTGGACATCCCTGGCAATGTGGCGGTGATGGTGCGCTATGGTGGGCGTGTTTCAGTGTGTAGCGTGTCGGTGCCCCTGGGTGCACCGGTGGACTCCATGCCACCGGTGAAAAACTTCATCGACCAGCATGTCTTTGCCAATCTGAAGCAGATCGGCGTGCCGCCTTCGCCGCTGTGCGATGACTCCACTTTCCTGCGCCGGGTGTACCTCGACATCGGTGGTCGTGTGCCTACGGCAGAGGAGACCAAGGCCTTCCTGGCCAGCCATGAGCCGGACAAGCGAGACAAGGTGATCGACACTCTGCTCAACAGTCCGGACTACGCGGACTATTTTGCCAACAAGTGGACAGCACTTCTCAAGAACACGCGCTCGGAAAACGCGGACATCACCTCCAACTTTGCCTTCCACGCCTGGATGCGCGACAGCCTGCTGGCTAACCTGAAGTACGACCAGATCGTGCGGCAGATCCTGGCCTCTACGGGCACGATTGTCTCGAATCCGCCCGTGGCATGGTACAAGCGCGTGAAGGAGCCCACAACCCAGCTCGAAGACGTGGCGCAGCTTTTCCTGGGTGTACGCATGCAGTGTGCGCAGTGCCACCACCATCCTTTTGAGCGCTGGACGCAGGCTGAGTATTATCATCTGGCGGCGTTCTTCAGCCAGATCGGCCGCAAACCGACTGCCATCGCGGGTGAGGACCTTATCTTCCACAAACGAGGCATCGCACAGACGGAACACCGCAAGACTCGGGTGATGCTGAAGCCTGCCGGACTCGGTGAGCCTGAGCTCGACATCGCACCGGATGATGATCCGCGTCTTGCGCTGGTGGACTGGATGAGTAAAAAGGACAATCCTTTCTTCGCCAGGGCGCTGGTAAACCGCTACTGGAAGCATTTCTTCAAACGCGGCCTGGTGGAACCCGAAGACGATCTACGTGATTCGAACCCACCGACGAATCCGGAGCTGTTTGATGCGCTGGCCAAGAGCTTTACTGACAGCGGGTATGACCTGAAGGAGCTCGTGCGCACCATTGCTCAAAGCCACGCTTATCAACTCAGCTCCACCCCAAACCAGTACAATGCCATCGACCGGCAGGCCTTCTCCCACTATTATCCACGACGCATGACGGCGGAGGTGATGCTGGACAGTATTGACATGCTGACCGGATCGAAGACGGACTTTGCCGATCTGCCGCCCGGCACGCGTGCTATCTCGCTGCCGGACAACAGCTACAACCGTGCGGCGCCCTTCCTGAAAGTGTTTGGCCGCCCGGAAGGAGCCAGTGTATGCGAGTGCGAGCGTGTGCAGTCCGCCAGCCTGGCACAGAGCCTGCACCTCATGAATGCCTCCGATGTGAAGGCCAAGCTGACTGCCAGTGGTGGACGAGCCGAGCAGTTGACCAAGGCGGAAATGCCCGAGCCCAAGCGTATTCGTGAGCTGTATCTGGCGGCTTTTTCCCGAGAGCCCACGGCGGATGAAGTGAAAATCAGCGAGTCCTACATCGCCAAACCCCGCACCGATGCCGCTGGCAAGCCGCTGGATTCGCAGCGCGCCCGCAGGAACGGGTATGAAGACCTGCTCTGGGCGCTGCTGAACACGAAGGAATTCATGTACAACCACTGA
- a CDS encoding c-type cytochrome domain-containing protein — MKPHALLALCCLTSAATAAEELDYYRDVYPFLKANCISCHNKTTAKADLNMETPELMIKGGENGPSIIPGKGAESLIVQASLHTNDMEMPPPNNKSGAVNLIPEQIAILKKWIDQGAKGSVMEERAVVLQAFSASIDPIYTVALTRDGRYVACGRSNHIYVYDLATRQFIAQLSDPAEKNGAAHRALVQSLAFSPDGTRLASGSYREVKIWKLAEGKPTTSGEKSSSAPANADLVKKIAAAGKLTVLNSAMSADGKQVVTGCADGSVRVWDVASTKQLAEMRGGVAAAKKMAELDWAIAAQTLEQTFQKSEITRVETQEKALDVLLGKAKEAIVAMNKVLPEKQKAVPATTEAKTSAQKVVDEVAARIKALPAGGKADAALEKQLKDAQDKLITAKMTEVSAQAAVSAAQSNVKDAEEDMKRITDAKAANAKIVEAANKAIASAKALQDKAAAEQAELKKSLAAATVKPAAVSFSADGRRVAGFFEDGTLRVFATATGLPLEEGSGSLTVTGITASSDGSFTATKTLIQSVGSSSRWSLERKLDEKGLFADRVNAVRFSPDGKTLATGGGELSRSGDIIFFDAASGKVKKTWKEKHSDAVLCLDYSPDGKRLASGAADKIARVTDVATGKQLNLFEGHTHHVTSIAYRTDGRVLATAGADGTVVTWDMIIGERKRKIEGWTKEVTSLQFIGATNQLVTSAGDNRIRLVTDDGTEVRAIANLPDYMQAAVSVPNGSTFIGGGEDSILRVWDGAGKELAVFGAN; from the coding sequence ATGAAACCGCATGCTCTCCTGGCTCTCTGCTGCCTCACATCTGCCGCCACGGCTGCGGAGGAGCTGGACTATTACCGGGATGTCTATCCCTTCCTGAAGGCGAACTGCATCTCCTGCCACAACAAGACCACGGCCAAGGCGGATCTGAACATGGAGACGCCGGAGCTGATGATCAAAGGTGGAGAAAACGGACCTTCGATCATTCCTGGCAAAGGCGCGGAGAGCCTGATCGTGCAGGCGTCATTGCATACCAATGACATGGAGATGCCGCCGCCCAACAACAAATCTGGCGCGGTGAATCTTATCCCGGAGCAGATCGCCATTTTGAAGAAATGGATCGACCAAGGGGCCAAGGGTTCTGTCATGGAAGAGCGTGCGGTGGTGTTGCAGGCTTTCTCCGCCAGCATCGACCCAATCTACACAGTGGCGCTTACCCGCGACGGTCGCTACGTGGCATGCGGAAGATCAAACCACATCTATGTTTATGATCTGGCCACGCGTCAGTTCATTGCACAACTGAGTGATCCTGCGGAAAAAAACGGTGCGGCGCACCGGGCGCTGGTGCAGTCTCTGGCCTTCAGCCCGGATGGCACGCGGCTGGCTAGCGGCAGCTACCGTGAAGTGAAAATCTGGAAACTTGCAGAGGGCAAGCCCACGACCAGCGGCGAAAAGTCCAGCTCTGCACCTGCGAATGCGGATTTAGTCAAAAAGATCGCCGCTGCGGGCAAGTTGACGGTGCTGAACAGTGCGATGTCCGCCGATGGCAAGCAGGTGGTCACGGGCTGTGCCGACGGCTCTGTGCGTGTGTGGGATGTGGCTTCAACGAAGCAACTGGCTGAAATGCGCGGCGGAGTGGCGGCAGCCAAAAAAATGGCGGAGCTGGACTGGGCTATCGCAGCACAAACGCTGGAGCAAACCTTCCAGAAGAGCGAGATCACCCGTGTCGAGACACAAGAAAAGGCGCTCGATGTTCTGCTGGGCAAGGCGAAGGAAGCCATTGTGGCGATGAACAAGGTGCTGCCTGAAAAGCAGAAAGCTGTGCCAGCGACGACTGAGGCCAAGACGAGTGCTCAGAAAGTCGTGGATGAAGTTGCAGCCAGAATCAAAGCACTGCCCGCCGGCGGCAAGGCTGATGCCGCGCTGGAAAAGCAGCTCAAAGATGCGCAGGACAAGCTGATCACCGCGAAAATGACGGAGGTGTCTGCGCAGGCTGCAGTCTCCGCCGCGCAGAGCAATGTGAAGGATGCCGAGGAGGACATGAAGCGCATCACGGATGCCAAGGCTGCCAATGCCAAGATCGTGGAGGCTGCCAACAAAGCCATCGCGTCAGCCAAAGCGCTCCAGGACAAGGCCGCTGCTGAACAGGCTGAACTGAAAAAATCGCTGGCGGCTGCTACGGTAAAGCCAGCCGCCGTTTCCTTCTCCGCCGATGGGCGCCGTGTGGCAGGCTTCTTTGAAGATGGCACGCTGCGAGTGTTCGCCACGGCCACGGGATTGCCCCTCGAAGAAGGTTCTGGCAGTCTGACTGTCACGGGAATTACCGCATCATCTGACGGCTCTTTTACAGCAACGAAAACGCTCATCCAATCTGTCGGCAGCTCTTCGCGCTGGTCACTGGAGCGCAAGCTGGATGAAAAGGGGCTCTTTGCCGATCGTGTTAATGCAGTGCGCTTTAGTCCGGATGGCAAGACGCTGGCCACAGGCGGTGGTGAGCTCTCGCGCAGCGGCGACATCATCTTTTTCGATGCGGCAAGCGGCAAGGTAAAGAAGACGTGGAAGGAGAAACACAGCGATGCTGTGCTCTGCCTGGATTATTCGCCGGATGGCAAGCGGCTCGCCTCAGGGGCTGCGGATAAAATCGCTCGTGTGACGGATGTGGCCACTGGCAAGCAGCTGAATCTCTTTGAGGGGCACACGCATCATGTGACGAGCATTGCCTACCGCACCGATGGCCGAGTGCTGGCCACCGCTGGAGCCGATGGCACTGTGGTGACGTGGGACATGATCATCGGAGAGCGGAAGAGAAAGATCGAAGGATGGACCAAGGAAGTGACTTCGCTGCAGTTCATCGGTGCCACGAATCAGCTCGTGACCTCCGCCGGAGACAACCGCATCCGACTTGTGACCGACGACGGCACCGAAGTGCGCGCCATCGCCAACCTGCCTGACTACATGCAGGCTGCGGTTTCAGTGCCCAATGGCAGCACTTTCATTGGTGGCGGTGAAGACAGCATCCTGCGCGTCTGGGATGGTGCCGGAAAAGAACTGGCCGTTTTTGGCGCCAATTAG
- a CDS encoding PPC domain-containing protein → MFAKTTLTLAFCTLAGASALAQQVTLPLPRLLTLMPMGGQAGTQVEITLTGENTEDVSELLFSSSKITAKPVAGAPNKFTVSIAADAPAGVYDARVISRLGVSSARAFSVGKLPEVTRAKANNTVETAMELPVGTICNATMTKRAVDFYSFKGMKGKRLAVDCAAIGIDSRLTPVLILADAKGGDLKVNRTGGVIDFTPPADGTYLIKVSDLTYQGGERFFYRLALQEVAGNGPAPRQPQTQTVSAMSWPPAGLAEAAKMHESEPNNKAAEAQKITLPCDIAGSFFPAADVDTYEFTAKKGEVWWVEVASERLGLNTDPFVLVQQVKKEGDKEKLTDVAELYDIAPPMKVTSNGYSYDGPPYDAGSPDINGKFEIKEDGTYRLQVRDLFGGTRSDANNIYRLIVRQAAPDFSLAAWAVHMTLRNGDRAALSKPMALRAGETRAFEVVVQRRDGFDGEIEIGMENLPPGVSAAGLKIAKGKPYGHLILTAASDAKHGFSLAKITGKATVNGAVVTRPVRLASMEWPVKDAKGEIPAPRLMADVPVSVSDSEQAPLTMAPAENKVLVATAGDKLKVPLKLTWRNEFNGASIKVKAYGDGFSAIKEFDIPLKAAAYEAVIDLAALKIVPGDYTFAFQSLGICKYRYNPAAVPLAEAEQKKAAQMAEAAAAEAKKIAATDAEAARKAAEKQKQAEAAMATATSRMKAVTTAASPTDTVEILISEPIRVSIKPAAATTASK, encoded by the coding sequence ATGTTCGCGAAAACCACACTCACCCTGGCATTTTGTACTCTGGCAGGGGCTTCGGCCCTGGCCCAGCAAGTGACTCTGCCCCTGCCGCGTCTGCTGACTCTCATGCCGATGGGCGGACAGGCTGGCACCCAAGTGGAGATCACTCTCACCGGAGAGAACACCGAGGATGTCAGCGAGCTTCTTTTTTCTTCGTCAAAGATCACGGCCAAGCCGGTGGCTGGAGCGCCGAACAAGTTTACCGTGAGCATTGCCGCAGATGCACCTGCAGGTGTCTATGATGCCCGGGTGATTTCCCGGCTGGGGGTTTCTTCTGCGCGTGCCTTTTCCGTGGGCAAGCTGCCAGAGGTGACGCGTGCGAAGGCAAATAACACCGTGGAGACCGCCATGGAACTGCCAGTGGGCACGATCTGCAATGCCACCATGACCAAGCGTGCGGTGGATTTTTATTCCTTTAAAGGTATGAAGGGCAAGCGCTTGGCCGTGGACTGCGCCGCCATTGGGATCGACTCACGCCTGACTCCTGTGCTAATTTTGGCGGATGCCAAAGGCGGTGATCTGAAGGTGAACCGCACGGGCGGGGTCATTGACTTCACACCGCCTGCAGATGGGACGTATTTGATCAAGGTCAGCGACCTGACCTATCAAGGCGGAGAGCGTTTTTTCTACCGCCTGGCCCTGCAGGAAGTAGCTGGCAACGGGCCTGCTCCTCGCCAGCCGCAGACCCAGACAGTGAGCGCCATGTCCTGGCCGCCTGCTGGACTGGCCGAGGCTGCCAAGATGCATGAATCCGAGCCGAATAACAAAGCGGCTGAGGCGCAGAAAATCACGCTGCCCTGTGACATAGCCGGCTCGTTCTTTCCGGCAGCGGATGTGGACACCTATGAGTTCACCGCCAAGAAGGGCGAAGTCTGGTGGGTGGAGGTTGCCTCCGAGCGACTGGGGCTGAACACCGACCCCTTTGTGCTTGTGCAGCAGGTGAAAAAGGAAGGCGACAAAGAGAAGCTCACTGATGTGGCTGAGCTGTATGACATCGCGCCGCCGATGAAGGTCACCAGCAATGGCTACTCCTATGACGGCCCGCCGTATGATGCGGGTTCGCCGGATATCAATGGCAAGTTTGAGATCAAGGAAGACGGCACCTACCGCCTGCAGGTGCGCGATTTGTTTGGCGGCACACGGAGCGATGCGAACAACATCTACCGCCTCATCGTGCGTCAGGCTGCGCCAGATTTCTCGTTGGCCGCATGGGCGGTGCACATGACTCTGCGCAACGGAGACCGTGCCGCGCTTTCCAAACCCATGGCGCTGCGTGCAGGCGAGACGCGCGCGTTCGAGGTGGTGGTGCAGAGGCGCGACGGGTTTGATGGCGAAATCGAAATCGGCATGGAAAATCTGCCACCAGGAGTGAGCGCAGCCGGATTGAAGATTGCCAAGGGCAAGCCCTACGGGCATCTGATCCTGACCGCTGCGAGTGATGCCAAGCATGGCTTCTCGCTGGCCAAGATCACGGGCAAGGCAACAGTCAACGGTGCTGTCGTGACACGACCTGTGCGTCTGGCCAGCATGGAATGGCCGGTGAAAGATGCGAAGGGGGAGATTCCCGCGCCGCGTCTCATGGCGGATGTGCCTGTGTCTGTGAGCGATTCTGAGCAGGCTCCGCTGACCATGGCACCAGCCGAAAACAAAGTTCTGGTGGCCACGGCGGGCGACAAGCTCAAGGTGCCTCTCAAGTTGACGTGGAGAAATGAATTTAATGGTGCTTCGATCAAAGTGAAGGCTTATGGCGATGGATTCAGCGCCATCAAGGAATTCGACATTCCGCTCAAAGCGGCTGCCTATGAGGCGGTGATCGATCTCGCTGCTCTCAAGATCGTGCCGGGAGACTACACCTTTGCCTTCCAGAGCCTGGGCATCTGCAAGTACCGCTACAATCCTGCTGCGGTGCCTTTGGCAGAGGCGGAGCAGAAGAAGGCCGCACAAATGGCTGAGGCTGCGGCAGCAGAGGCCAAAAAAATCGCCGCCACCGATGCTGAGGCGGCCAGAAAAGCGGCTGAGAAACAAAAGCAGGCTGAAGCTGCGATGGCCACCGCCACCAGCCGCATGAAGGCCGTGACCACTGCGGCCTCCCCCACCGACACGGTGGAGATCCTGATTTCGGAACCGATTCGTGTTTCCATCAAACCGGCCGCCGCCACTACCGCCAGCAAGTAA
- a CDS encoding neutral/alkaline non-lysosomal ceramidase N-terminal domain-containing protein, with the protein MTFRVLVFLLVPLAGFAADAVRQVGVASVDISPDYPVRLSGYGYRRAPNTGVSQHIFAKALAFGTDAEGPAILVTVDNVGVPASMRDEVLRRLKPDTKVESERFAICSSHTHCAPMLIGVLPNLFGMDIPAEHLPAIERYTRELTDYLEKVVRAALADRKPATLSWGVGKVGFAANRRLFPLKPVDHDLPVLRVTGVDGKVRAIFTSYACHCTTIGIDEIHGDWAGVAQEALQREFPGAIALTALGCGADQNPNPRRTMELVKQYGEALSAEAKRLATGELRPIKGALTCKAKQIDLAYDKLPTREEWQVLVESKTAAIAYHAKKNLARLDRGEKLPTELPYLVQRWSFGDDMAMVFLPGEITVDYSLRIKREFDRSRLWVNGYSNDVPCYVPSRRVLEEGGYEGAGAMVYYDRPTKFAPDVEERIMGAVHEVMPGDFLTRPEQVKPIEEPAAVAYPVHSNLMVVRDEAGGERPVQSAADWAVRVAHIKAGMQKAMGALHDTSLWAPLNVETVSEEKTEKYVRRKIRFTPERGDSVPAWLLIPNELPPGAKAAAMLCLHQTTKSGKDEPVGLGGKPSLHYAHELAERGYVCLVPDYPSFGEYPYDFKKQGVHRASGSIKAVWNNMRAVDLLQSLPEVNKDRIGVIGHSLGGHNALFTAVFDERLKAVVTSCGFTPFHDYYGGKVAGWTSDRYMPRIRDVYENNADKLPFDFYEVIAAIAPRGVFSNSPVSDSNFDVGGVRKAMAKAGEVFALLKADKNLRLVTPDAPHDFPEAERRAAYEWLDQMLK; encoded by the coding sequence ATGACATTCCGTGTTCTCGTTTTTCTATTGGTGCCACTGGCGGGTTTTGCGGCAGATGCCGTCCGACAGGTGGGCGTGGCCTCGGTGGACATTTCGCCAGATTATCCGGTGAGACTGAGCGGGTATGGCTACCGCCGGGCTCCCAATACAGGTGTCTCGCAGCACATTTTTGCCAAAGCACTGGCCTTCGGCACAGATGCCGAAGGCCCAGCCATCCTCGTCACCGTGGACAACGTTGGCGTGCCTGCTTCCATGCGTGACGAGGTTCTGCGACGCCTCAAGCCTGACACCAAGGTGGAGAGCGAGCGTTTCGCCATCTGCTCCAGCCATACGCACTGTGCGCCGATGCTCATCGGTGTTCTGCCAAATCTCTTTGGCATGGACATTCCGGCAGAGCACTTGCCCGCCATTGAGCGCTACACTCGTGAGCTGACGGATTATCTGGAGAAAGTGGTGCGGGCGGCTCTGGCGGATCGCAAGCCTGCCACGCTGTCTTGGGGAGTGGGAAAGGTAGGATTTGCGGCGAACCGGCGTTTGTTTCCGCTGAAACCGGTCGATCATGACTTGCCGGTGCTGCGAGTCACAGGTGTGGATGGCAAGGTGCGTGCGATTTTCACCAGCTACGCCTGCCACTGCACCACTATCGGCATCGATGAAATTCATGGGGACTGGGCTGGTGTAGCTCAGGAGGCTCTGCAGCGGGAGTTTCCAGGAGCCATCGCACTCACGGCGCTCGGCTGTGGTGCGGACCAGAATCCGAATCCACGCCGCACGATGGAGCTGGTGAAACAGTATGGTGAAGCTCTGAGTGCTGAAGCAAAACGTCTGGCCACGGGGGAGCTGCGTCCGATCAAGGGTGCGCTGACATGCAAAGCGAAGCAGATTGATCTGGCCTATGACAAGCTGCCAACGCGTGAGGAGTGGCAGGTGCTGGTTGAGTCGAAGACGGCGGCAATCGCTTATCATGCGAAGAAGAACCTCGCGCGTCTGGACCGTGGCGAGAAGCTGCCGACGGAGCTGCCTTATCTGGTGCAGCGCTGGAGTTTTGGTGATGACATGGCGATGGTGTTTCTGCCGGGGGAGATCACGGTGGATTACTCACTGCGCATCAAGCGCGAGTTTGACCGATCACGGCTGTGGGTGAACGGGTACTCGAATGATGTGCCGTGCTATGTACCCTCGCGGCGAGTTTTGGAGGAAGGGGGCTATGAAGGTGCTGGAGCGATGGTCTATTACGACCGGCCGACGAAATTTGCGCCGGATGTCGAAGAGCGGATCATGGGGGCGGTGCATGAGGTGATGCCGGGAGATTTTTTGACACGGCCGGAGCAGGTGAAGCCGATTGAAGAGCCTGCCGCAGTGGCTTATCCGGTTCATTCCAATCTGATGGTGGTGCGCGATGAAGCTGGTGGTGAGCGGCCGGTGCAGAGTGCGGCGGACTGGGCTGTGCGTGTGGCGCACATCAAGGCGGGCATGCAGAAGGCGATGGGTGCGCTGCATGATACCTCGTTGTGGGCGCCTCTGAATGTGGAGACAGTTTCGGAAGAGAAGACGGAGAAGTATGTGAGGCGCAAAATCCGCTTCACACCTGAGCGGGGAGACAGTGTGCCAGCGTGGCTGCTGATCCCGAACGAGCTGCCCCCTGGCGCCAAGGCGGCAGCCATGCTGTGCCTTCACCAGACCACCAAGAGCGGCAAAGATGAGCCTGTCGGTCTTGGCGGCAAGCCCTCGCTGCACTATGCGCATGAGCTGGCGGAGCGTGGGTATGTGTGCCTGGTTCCGGATTATCCATCCTTCGGGGAGTATCCGTATGATTTTAAAAAGCAGGGGGTGCATCGTGCGAGCGGTTCCATCAAGGCGGTCTGGAACAACATGCGCGCTGTGGATCTGCTGCAATCTCTGCCGGAGGTGAACAAAGATCGTATTGGCGTGATTGGGCACTCACTGGGCGGGCACAATGCGCTTTTCACGGCGGTATTTGACGAGCGCCTCAAGGCCGTGGTGACGAGCTGCGGATTCACGCCGTTTCATGACTACTATGGCGGCAAGGTGGCGGGGTGGACCAGCGATCGCTATATGCCGCGCATCCGGGATGTGTATGAAAACAATGCAGACAAGCTGCCTTTTGATTTTTATGAGGTGATCGCCGCCATTGCTCCGCGTGGTGTCTTTTCAAACTCGCCGGTGAGCGACAGCAATTTTGACGTGGGTGGCGTGCGCAAAGCGATGGCAAAAGCCGGTGAGGTTTTTGCTCTACTGAAAGCGGATAAAAATCTCCGGCTGGTCACTCCGGATGCCCCGCATGATTTTCCTGAGGCGGAGCGTCGGGCGGCGTATGAGTGGCTGGATCAGATGCTGAAGTAA